A single Plasmodium sp. gorilla clade G2 genome assembly, chromosome: 7 DNA region contains:
- a CDS encoding transcription initiation factor IIE, alpha subunit, putative has protein sequence MENSKDIFYDKEKKFFQYLMIYISRFFMSDEEIVIFDLFINNECLYLEKDIVNNINMNEQKIRSILSKLLKDKFIIEIQKYKNNEKGSNFQTFYCLNNYIVYVLDFRIKQMENELQKKKNESDIYFCNFCNATYSQLDAQILPLDPYDAHFLCYCNNKIELIENDDHNDEKIYNKYTKYLNILKEHIEKLKNYFIPLYTEKFSRKNVNSNSFFFERSSDESLTNNSSEVSMTNNSSLISQSQLNKVVDGGKRKKDDAFTDTCSSSILKKDKKIKICMNVNDKKSVSKHVEHEDPTKHVRKNNNVKMENIISKEKERKNKQNEKMTQQNISKGNENTKHSEEEQMLEPELPFFYVKKYNKRFSLLDAQKLQQDMTQEEFENFMDLQETYLDQL, from the exons tgatatatattagtaGATTTTTTATGAGTGATGAAGAAATAGTTATctttgatttatttattaataatgaatgtctatatttagaaaaggatattgttaataatattaatatgaatgaacAAAAGATAAGAAGTATCCTATCTAAgttattaaaagataaattCATTAtagaaatacaaaaatataagaataatgaaaaagGAAGCAACTTTCAAACATTTTAttgtttaaataattatatagtcTATGTACTAGATTTTAGGATTAAACAAATGGAAAATGAattgcaaaaaaaaaaaaatgaaagtgatatttatttttgtaatttttgcAATGCCACATATTCTCAGCTAGATGCTCAGATACTTCCCTTAGATCCTTACGACGCTCATTTTTTGTGTTactgtaataataaaatagagTTAATC GAAAATGACGATCACAATGATGAAAAGATCTACAACAAATACACCAAATATCTTAACATTTTAAAAGAACATATAGAAAaactaaaaaattatttcattCCTTTATATACTGAAAAATTCAGTAGAAAAAATGTCAACTCcaattctttcttttttgaaCGTTCCTCCGATGAATCACTTACAAATAATTCTTCTGAGGTGTCCATGACAAATAACTCATCACTAATTTCGCAaa gtcAACTTAATAAAGTTGTGGATGGagggaaaagaaaaaaagacgATGCCTTCACAGACACGTGTAGTAGTAGCATTTTGAAAAAAGAcaagaagataaaaatatgtatgaatGTAAACGATAAGAAGAGTGTAAGTAAACATGTGGAACATGAGGATCCGACAAAACATGTaagaaagaataataatgtaaagaTGGAGAATATTATAAGTAAAGAGaaagaaaggaaaaataaacaaaatgaaaaaatgacTCAACAGAATATATCTAAAGGTAATGAAAACACAAAACATTCAGAAGAAGAACAAATGCTTGAGCCTGAGTTGCCATTTTTTTATGTCAAGAAATATAACAAGAGATTCTCACTTTTAg ATGCTCAAAAACTACAACAAGACATGACACAAGAAGAATTTGAGAATTTTATGGATTTACAGGAAACTTATCTAGATCaactttaa